ATCAAAATGGTCAAACAATAGCAATTGAAAAAATGAAGACCGTCTCCGGTAAGGTATCAAGGGGGGGGAGTCATGATACAAATGGAAGACGGCCTTTCGAGACCTAAAATAGCTCTGGCCCCAGAAAAAGTCAACCCCCGCAATTAAAAAATCGCGAGGGTCGGCTTGATGACTCCCGGAACCTTCGATACCAACCGTGTTGAATAGAGAATAATCGATGAAGAGACAAAGTCAACCGACAATAATTAGATATGTTTTAGGTATCCAAAATACCCAAAAGTGTGCAAATCCCGCATTCCTATTCATTCTCAGAATCTTATCCAACCCGATTGAGATTCACTATTCCTTGGTGTAGTATTCCTCAATATGCTCAGTGAGCGCGCTGGAATGAATTCAACGCGCGTTATCAAATATCTGATGTAAATACCCCACTAAAAGAGGTGGAAATGAGTGAGTCTTATTCTGTAGCAGTGATTCCCGGAGACGGAACGGGCCCTGAAGTTATCCGAGAGGGGAAAAAGGTGCTTCAGGCTGCAGGTTCCCTGTACGGCTTCGCCCTGAATTTTGTCGATTACGATTTGGGGGGAGACCGCTTTCTGAAGACCGGCGAAGTGCTTCCAGATTCGGTAGTGGAAGAGTTGCGTCAGGCGGACGTGATATATTTGGGCGCCATCGGACATCCTGACGTGCAACCGGGTATTCTGGAAAAGGGAATTCTTTTGAGGTTGAGATTTGAGCTGGATCAATATGTGAACCTTCGACCGGTAAAGCTCTATCCGGGTGTGGATACGCCGCTGAAGAATAAGGGACCGGAAGACATTGATTTTATCGTTCACAGAGAGAACACTGAAGGATTCTACGTCGGCTCCGGCGGTTTCTTCAAGAAAGGGACCCCCGATGAAATGGCGATCCAGGAATCGATTAACACTCGGAAAGGTATCGAGCGTCTGCTCAGGTATTCGTTTGAGGTTGCTCGTCAGCGCCCCAGAAAAAAGCTGACATTATGCGGCAAGACGAACGTTCTCACCTATGCCTGGGATTTGTGGAACAGAACCTTTCAGGAACTGGCCAAGGAATACCCCGATGTCTCGACGGATTATGCACACGTGGACGCAATCTGCATGTGGATGGTCAAGAATCCCGAATGGTTCGATGTCATTGCCACTGACAATATGTTCGGGGACATCATCACCGATCTCGGTGCGATGATACAAGGAGGCATGGGCATAGCCGCGGGAGGAAACATAAACCCCGAAGGCGTCTCCATGTTTGAACCCATTGGTGGATCCGCACCGAAATACACCGGCAAGAATATAATCAACCCTCTTGCTTGCATCCTGGCAGGGGGTTTGTTGCTGGAAACACTGGGAAAGAAAGAAGCAGCCGATTCCGTTGAAAAGGCTGTAGTGAAAGTGCTCTCAAAAGATCTGAAGAGTCTCGATGCAGGACGCATGGGCTATTCCACTTCAGAAGTGGGAGATCGTGTGGCCGAGTACTTAAGCGCGTAAGTGCCGACAGGCTCCCACCGCCGGGACATCATGCCGTGTCCCGAACCGGTGTGCAGGATACCCATAATGATATACTCTATCCATGAGAACCAGTTGATACTATTCATCGTGTTAAGAGCCATATGGATGAAGACCTGAGAGTGCTTCCCTTAGGGGGGCTCGGAGAAATCGGCCTGAATATGATGATTGTGTCCTACGGACGGGATGCATTCATTATCGATGCAGGTCTCATGTTCCCGGATGAGTCTATGCCCGGAGTCGATATTGTAATTCCGGACATAGATGCTCTTCTGGAGAGAGACTACAATATTTTGGGCGTATTTCTTACCCACGGGCACGAAGATCACATTGGCGCCCTACCCTACCTCCTCAAGAAGATAAACGTTCCGATTTACGGTACCAGCCTCACGATGGGATTTATCGAGTGTAAGCTTGAGGAATTCGACATCCTGGGCTCGACGGAGCGACGCATCATTTCTTCGGATCAACCTGTTCACCTGGGACCTTTTGTTATCGATGCCTTCCCTATGTGCCACTCTGTAGCCGACGGTGTGGGATTTGCGATTACTACGCCCATCGGCGTGATCGTCCATTCGGGTGATTTCAAGTTGGATCCCACCCCGGTTGACGGACGACTTTGCGATCTGGAAAAGCTGATAGCGTATTCCAAAACCGGAAACGTCTTGATGCTCTTTTCCGATAGCACGAATGTAGAAAAGAAAGGGAGCACTCTTTCTGAAACCGCCATACGTCCGGCATTTGAGGAAATATTCAGGACTGCAAAAGGCAGGATTCTTGTTGCGACGTTCTCTTCTCACATTCACCGTATCCAGCAAGTCTTTCAGTTGGCAGAGGAATTCGGCCGAAAAGTGGTGATTGTCGGACGTTCCATGGCTTCGAACGTTCGGATCGCTTCGGAAAGAGGTTACTTACACGTTCCGCCGAAAATTCTCGTGGACGTAAAAGA
The sequence above is a segment of the Desulfomonile tiedjei DSM 6799 genome. Coding sequences within it:
- a CDS encoding 3-isopropylmalate dehydrogenase, with the translated sequence MSESYSVAVIPGDGTGPEVIREGKKVLQAAGSLYGFALNFVDYDLGGDRFLKTGEVLPDSVVEELRQADVIYLGAIGHPDVQPGILEKGILLRLRFELDQYVNLRPVKLYPGVDTPLKNKGPEDIDFIVHRENTEGFYVGSGGFFKKGTPDEMAIQESINTRKGIERLLRYSFEVARQRPRKKLTLCGKTNVLTYAWDLWNRTFQELAKEYPDVSTDYAHVDAICMWMVKNPEWFDVIATDNMFGDIITDLGAMIQGGMGIAAGGNINPEGVSMFEPIGGSAPKYTGKNIINPLACILAGGLLLETLGKKEAADSVEKAVVKVLSKDLKSLDAGRMGYSTSEVGDRVAEYLSA
- a CDS encoding ribonuclease J; translated protein: MDEDLRVLPLGGLGEIGLNMMIVSYGRDAFIIDAGLMFPDESMPGVDIVIPDIDALLERDYNILGVFLTHGHEDHIGALPYLLKKINVPIYGTSLTMGFIECKLEEFDILGSTERRIISSDQPVHLGPFVIDAFPMCHSVADGVGFAITTPIGVIVHSGDFKLDPTPVDGRLCDLEKLIAYSKTGNVLMLFSDSTNVEKKGSTLSETAIRPAFEEIFRTAKGRILVATFSSHIHRIQQVFQLAEEFGRKVVIVGRSMASNVRIASERGYLHVPPKILVDVKDLDTLKDEETVVISTGSQGEPMSALSLMAFDKHKYLRVKPGDIMVLSSRFIPGNEKAINHVINEFCRRGARVIYDKISPVHVSGHAAEKELRYLIRLLRPKAFIPIHGEFRHLRRHAEIAVEEGVLPERVLVAQNGDVVSIAHDGVSIAEQIEVGRIFVHGKGVGEIGHDVLRDRRVLAEVGLVIVVLVIDAETGKRISGPELHSKGVTFEEAEPELLEGARIAVEEQLAFIDPVSAAQWEETREEIRLAVRRHVNRLLGRKPLVQTIIVQVGDNERVVVE